From the genome of Gilliamella sp. wkB7, one region includes:
- the ushA gene encoding bifunctional UDP-sugar hydrolase/5'-nucleotidase UshA: MHHPQLFKKLTLIAVLGLFSVNALADVTKKQSTDPTWQKDKSYRFTILHTNDHHGRFWQNDIGEYGLAAQKTVVDEIRKEVAAKGGKLLLLSGGDINTGVPESDVLQAKPDFIGMNEVGYDAMAVGNHEFDHPLRIIREQQKWAKFPFLSANTYFKNSDNRVFDAYKMFNLNGIKVAVFGLTTDDTIFLASPKNTDGIEFRKTLPEAQKIITQIKKTEHPDMIIAVTHMEHYENGEHGSMAPGDVELARGLPNGELDMIVGGHSQNPVCMASPNKRITEYVPGTPCAPDQQNGTWIVQAHEWGKYVGRADFVFLNGKITLQNYQLIPINLKKEVDNGNGTKRLEYYTKEIQPHQNLLETLRPYQEQGKQQLLAKTGELIGRLEGDRSVVRYQQSNMGQLLLSAFIEKTNADIGIMAGGMIRDSLIEGHITYRDILKVEPFGNTVVYFDLTGHELMEYLKVALSKKQGSGGYTHLKNITLTRTGDTISDVKIKNEPIDLQKSYRITTLDFLAAGGDGYPITNTLPTYVDTGYRDADAVKQYFEAHSPIKALDYEPSNFILEK, encoded by the coding sequence ATGCATCATCCACAATTATTTAAAAAACTAACGCTTATTGCCGTTTTGGGGTTATTTTCGGTTAATGCTTTAGCTGATGTAACCAAGAAACAATCAACCGATCCAACTTGGCAAAAAGATAAATCTTACCGATTTACAATTTTACATACCAACGATCACCATGGTCGTTTTTGGCAAAATGATATCGGTGAATATGGACTTGCAGCCCAAAAGACGGTTGTTGATGAGATCCGTAAAGAAGTTGCCGCAAAAGGTGGTAAATTATTGTTATTATCGGGTGGTGATATTAATACTGGTGTCCCTGAATCTGATGTACTGCAAGCAAAACCCGATTTTATTGGTATGAATGAAGTGGGTTACGATGCTATGGCGGTGGGCAATCATGAATTTGACCATCCGCTAAGGATCATTCGTGAACAACAAAAATGGGCTAAGTTCCCATTTTTATCAGCGAATACTTACTTCAAAAACAGTGATAATCGGGTTTTTGATGCTTATAAAATGTTTAACTTAAATGGTATCAAAGTAGCGGTATTTGGATTGACTACTGATGATACGATCTTTTTGGCTTCACCTAAAAATACCGACGGTATTGAATTTCGTAAGACCTTACCTGAAGCACAAAAAATCATTACTCAAATCAAAAAAACCGAACACCCTGACATGATCATTGCTGTTACTCATATGGAACATTATGAAAATGGTGAGCACGGTTCAATGGCACCTGGAGATGTTGAATTAGCTCGAGGGTTGCCAAACGGTGAATTAGATATGATTGTGGGAGGACACTCACAAAACCCAGTTTGTATGGCTAGCCCAAACAAACGTATTACCGAATATGTACCAGGTACACCTTGTGCGCCAGATCAACAAAATGGCACTTGGATTGTTCAAGCCCATGAATGGGGCAAATACGTTGGTCGTGCCGATTTTGTCTTTTTAAATGGCAAAATTACGCTACAAAATTATCAATTAATTCCAATCAATCTGAAAAAAGAAGTGGATAATGGTAATGGCACTAAGCGTCTTGAATATTATACGAAAGAGATACAACCACACCAAAATTTGTTAGAAACCTTAAGACCTTATCAGGAGCAAGGTAAACAGCAATTACTCGCTAAAACGGGTGAATTAATTGGCCGTTTAGAAGGTGATCGTAGCGTAGTGAGATATCAACAAAGTAATATGGGACAGCTACTACTCAGTGCGTTCATTGAAAAAACGAATGCTGATATCGGTATTATGGCTGGTGGTATGATTCGCGATTCACTTATTGAAGGTCATATAACTTATCGCGATATTTTAAAAGTTGAGCCTTTTGGTAATACTGTAGTCTATTTTGATTTAACCGGCCATGAGTTAATGGAATATCTTAAAGTTGCATTAAGTAAAAAACAGGGTTCAGGCGGTTATACTCATTTAAAAAATATCACGTTAACTAGAACTGGTGATACGATTAGTGATGTTAAAATTAAGAATGAACCCATTGATTTGCAAAAATCTTATCGCATTACGACCCTTGACTTTTTAGCTGCGGGCGGTGATGGCTACCCAATTACCAATACTTTACCAACTTATGTTGATACGGGTTATCGAGATGCCGATGCAGTAAAACAGTATTTTGAAGCGCATTCACCAATCAAGGCGTTAGATTATGAACCGTCGAATTTTATTTTAGAAAAATAA
- a CDS encoding pyrimidine-nucleoside phosphorylase codes for MRFVDIIEKKRDGNALTTEEIQFFITNYTNGTIPDYQVSALLMAIYYQGMTSKECADLTSAMMYSGDTVDLSSINGIKVDKHSTGGVGDTTTLVLAPLVAALDVPVAKMSGRGLGHTGGTNDKFESIPGFKIELGKQDFINQVNEKGVAVIGQSGNLTPADKKLYSLRDVTATVNSIPLIASSIMSKKLAAGADAIVLDVKTGDGALMKNMADSEKLAHEMVNIGNQIGRRTMAIISDMSQPLGFAIGNALEVKEAIDTLKGHGPADLTELVLTLGSQMVVLANKAKTLDEAREKLQEVIKNGKAVEKFKTLIEAQGGDSSVVDHPEKLASAPYQIALPALKSGYVSRIIADQIGIAAMQLGAGRATKEDVIDPSVGIMLHKKVGDKVAEGEALLTIHANTDKIDAIKQKLYDNITISDNAIEPQLIYKVITE; via the coding sequence ATGAGATTTGTAGATATTATTGAAAAAAAACGTGATGGTAATGCATTAACCACAGAAGAAATTCAATTTTTTATTACTAACTACACCAATGGTACCATTCCTGATTATCAAGTGAGTGCATTATTAATGGCGATTTATTATCAAGGGATGACATCAAAAGAGTGTGCTGATTTAACCAGTGCTATGATGTATTCAGGTGATACGGTTGATTTATCCTCAATCAATGGCATTAAAGTTGATAAACATTCTACTGGTGGTGTAGGTGATACAACGACTTTAGTACTTGCACCATTAGTTGCCGCATTAGATGTTCCTGTTGCAAAAATGTCAGGACGTGGTCTTGGCCATACTGGTGGAACAAATGACAAATTCGAATCAATTCCAGGATTTAAAATTGAATTAGGCAAGCAAGACTTTATTAATCAGGTAAATGAAAAAGGCGTTGCGGTAATTGGACAATCAGGCAACTTAACACCAGCCGATAAAAAATTGTATTCACTACGAGATGTAACGGCTACCGTTAATTCTATCCCATTGATTGCAAGCTCAATTATGAGTAAAAAATTAGCTGCAGGTGCAGATGCGATTGTCTTAGACGTTAAAACCGGAGACGGCGCCTTAATGAAAAACATGGCTGATTCAGAAAAATTGGCTCATGAAATGGTTAATATTGGTAATCAAATTGGTCGTAGAACCATGGCGATTATTTCAGACATGTCACAACCACTTGGTTTTGCAATTGGTAATGCCCTTGAAGTTAAAGAAGCCATTGACACATTAAAAGGTCATGGCCCAGCTGACTTAACTGAATTGGTGTTAACACTTGGCAGTCAAATGGTCGTATTGGCCAATAAAGCCAAAACACTGGATGAAGCTCGTGAAAAACTACAAGAAGTCATCAAAAATGGCAAAGCTGTTGAAAAATTCAAAACATTAATTGAAGCTCAAGGTGGAGATAGTTCAGTTGTTGATCATCCAGAAAAATTAGCAAGCGCACCTTACCAAATTGCCTTACCAGCACTTAAATCAGGTTACGTTTCAAGAATTATTGCTGACCAAATTGGTATTGCAGCAATGCAACTTGGCGCAGGTCGTGCAACCAAAGAAGATGTTATCGATCCATCTGTTGGAATTATGTTACACAAAAAAGTAGGTGATAAAGTTGCCGAAGGTGAAGCATTACTAACTATTCATGCTAATACTGATAAAATTGATGCGATTAAACAAAAACTATACGACAACATTACCATTAGTGATAATGCGATAGAACCGCAATTAATTTATAAAGTGATTACGGAATAA
- a CDS encoding cytidine deaminase, producing MKIEKLIELAKTARSRAYVPYSKFQVGAVLITEDDEAILGCNVENASYGLANCAERTAIFKAVSEGKRKFKKLVVIGDTDGPISPCGACRQVISEFCAKDMPVILTNLQGKIQETTVGELLPWSFSPSDLD from the coding sequence ATGAAAATTGAAAAGTTAATCGAACTTGCTAAAACTGCTCGCTCAAGAGCCTATGTGCCTTATTCTAAATTCCAAGTTGGCGCCGTGCTCATTACTGAAGACGATGAAGCAATTTTAGGCTGTAATGTCGAAAATGCTTCTTACGGATTAGCCAACTGCGCTGAACGTACCGCCATTTTTAAGGCAGTGTCAGAGGGCAAACGCAAGTTTAAAAAATTAGTGGTAATTGGTGATACCGATGGCCCTATTTCACCTTGTGGTGCTTGTAGACAAGTTATCAGCGAATTTTGTGCTAAAGATATGCCCGTAATTTTAACCAATCTTCAAGGGAAAATCCAAGAAACAACCGTAGGTGAATTATTGCCTTGGTCTTTTTCGCCGAGTGATCTTGATTAG
- a CDS encoding bifunctional 2',3'-cyclic-nucleotide 2'-phosphodiesterase/3'-nucleotidase, with protein sequence MKKNKLTLSLLTLFISGSLQAATVDLRIIETTDLHGNMMNFDYFKDQPVDTFGLVKTANLIHQTRSEVKNSVLVDNGDLIQGSPMADYALNKGLKDGDIHPVYKAMNTLNYVVGNIGNHEFNFGLDYLQKSLSGAKFPYVNANVYDAKTGKPYFQQYIIIDTPVVDRDGNQQIIKIGYIGFVPPQIMQWDKLNLNGKVVVKDITETAKKLVPEMKKQGANVIIAIPHSGVSAEPYKALAENSVYYLSQVEGINAIMFGHSHGVFPSDDYKSLPNTDIKTGNINHVPAVMPGQWGSHLGVVDLVLEGDNSNWKVTSGKSEARPIYDLKNKKALVQADQQIVEILKQDHQGTREFVGKPIGKVSSDINSYLALVEDTSALQIISDAQIDYVKQFIQGDPDLDGLPILSAIAPFKVGGRKNDPSAYVDVKKGDLSFRNAADIYLYPNILSAVKITGKDVKQWLECAAGVYNQIDVNSTQPQYLINWDKFRTYNFDTIDGVSYQIDVTAPPRYDGNCKLINPTSERIKNLTYQQQPIDPNQVFLIATNNYRAYTGTFPGTGENNVKFNSPDDLRVILSAYITNTTKKAGMVNVTVDNNWRIAPIISDKKLDIRFESSPTDEAKAYIEKHSLYPINFIEKDELGFGVYRLDLQSSVNTKAKNQK encoded by the coding sequence ATGAAAAAAAACAAATTAACTTTATCCCTTTTAACCCTATTCATTTCTGGCTCCCTTCAAGCCGCAACGGTTGATTTAAGAATAATTGAAACCACTGACTTGCATGGCAACATGATGAACTTTGATTACTTCAAAGATCAGCCTGTTGATACTTTTGGATTAGTCAAAACGGCAAATCTAATTCATCAAACAAGAAGCGAAGTAAAAAACAGCGTACTTGTTGATAATGGAGATTTGATTCAAGGTAGCCCTATGGCTGATTATGCCTTGAACAAAGGTTTAAAAGATGGTGATATTCATCCTGTTTATAAAGCGATGAACACACTTAATTATGTTGTTGGCAATATTGGTAATCACGAATTTAATTTTGGTTTAGATTATTTACAAAAAAGTCTTTCAGGGGCTAAATTCCCTTATGTTAATGCTAACGTTTATGATGCCAAAACTGGCAAACCCTACTTTCAACAATATATTATTATTGATACCCCTGTTGTTGATAGAGATGGTAACCAACAAATCATTAAAATTGGCTATATCGGATTTGTGCCACCACAAATTATGCAATGGGATAAGCTTAATCTAAATGGAAAAGTAGTAGTAAAAGATATTACTGAAACTGCAAAAAAATTAGTCCCTGAAATGAAAAAACAAGGCGCTAATGTTATTATTGCCATTCCACACTCTGGAGTATCTGCTGAACCATATAAAGCGTTAGCGGAAAATTCCGTCTACTATTTAAGTCAAGTTGAGGGTATTAATGCCATTATGTTTGGTCATTCACATGGCGTTTTCCCGAGTGATGATTATAAATCCTTACCTAATACCGATATCAAAACAGGTAACATCAATCATGTCCCTGCCGTTATGCCTGGTCAATGGGGTAGTCACTTAGGTGTGGTTGATTTAGTACTTGAGGGTGATAACTCTAACTGGAAAGTGACATCTGGGAAATCAGAAGCTCGACCTATTTATGATTTAAAAAATAAAAAAGCATTAGTACAAGCCGATCAACAGATTGTCGAAATTTTGAAACAAGATCATCAAGGTACGCGTGAATTTGTAGGTAAACCGATTGGTAAAGTTTCTAGCGATATCAACAGCTATCTAGCGCTCGTTGAAGATACATCCGCACTACAAATTATTAGTGATGCACAAATTGACTATGTAAAACAGTTTATTCAAGGCGATCCAGATTTGGATGGATTACCAATTTTATCAGCGATTGCACCATTTAAAGTTGGTGGAAGAAAGAACGATCCAAGCGCATATGTTGATGTTAAAAAAGGTGATTTATCATTTAGAAATGCTGCCGATATCTACCTTTATCCAAATATTTTAAGTGCAGTTAAAATTACTGGTAAAGATGTTAAACAATGGCTAGAATGTGCAGCTGGCGTATATAATCAAATCGATGTTAATTCGACTCAACCACAATATCTAATTAATTGGGATAAGTTTAGAACTTATAATTTCGATACAATTGATGGTGTAAGTTATCAAATTGATGTCACCGCACCGCCACGTTATGATGGCAACTGCAAGTTAATCAATCCAACATCGGAAAGAATAAAAAATCTAACTTATCAACAACAGCCTATTGATCCTAATCAAGTATTTTTAATTGCGACCAATAATTATCGTGCCTACACCGGTACATTCCCTGGGACAGGTGAAAATAACGTTAAATTCAACTCACCAGATGATTTAAGAGTTATTTTGTCTGCTTATATTACTAATACTACAAAAAAAGCGGGTATGGTTAATGTCACGGTAGATAATAATTGGCGAATTGCACCAATTATTAGCGATAAAAAACTGGATATTCGCTTTGAATCTTCACCAACGGATGAAGCAAAAGCTTATATAGAAAAACATTCGCTTTATCCAATTAACTTTATTGAAAAAGATGAATTAGGCTTCGGTGTTTATCGACTTGATTTACAATCATCGGTTAACACAAAAGCCAAAAATCAAAAATAG
- a CDS encoding adenosine deaminase family protein, with the protein MNTHTVPKVILHEHIEGSITPFMAQQLANKNNIVFPESLCYKAGQYDANEYKNGRYCYDETDFVQFIQTYDTVSNFVKTPEDYYLITYDFLIRNAKQGLIYCELFLSPFHICTTEIDGEIIWNKERFQQTLNQMDNAIIDVQKVYNITVRYHVIGVRHLGAKIVYDTLRFIKENPHQFITGFNIAGNERFGHFDDFKDAHELASELKLKKSYHAGEIESAESIIQALKHGAQRIGHGIRAIENHNLIQELINKKVTLEIALTSNRILVNELHGDIRNHPVRQLYDYGVRITLNTDDAGIFGTDIEKEYHLASSIFGFSRLELLDITLCGIDAAFVEDSVKEQLTNYVLSLFTLDDKQTLQKAVNDARYHPAIIERFIKYQKSLPITS; encoded by the coding sequence ATGAATACACATACCGTACCAAAAGTCATTTTACATGAACATATTGAAGGTAGTATTACGCCTTTTATGGCTCAACAGTTAGCCAATAAAAATAATATCGTTTTCCCTGAATCATTATGTTATAAAGCGGGTCAATACGATGCAAACGAGTATAAAAATGGTCGTTATTGCTATGATGAAACTGACTTTGTTCAATTCATTCAAACTTATGACACTGTTTCCAATTTTGTAAAAACACCCGAAGATTATTATCTAATTACTTACGATTTTCTCATTAGAAACGCCAAGCAAGGATTAATCTATTGCGAGCTTTTCTTATCCCCTTTTCATATCTGTACTACCGAAATTGATGGCGAAATTATTTGGAACAAAGAAAGATTCCAACAAACACTCAACCAAATGGATAACGCCATTATTGATGTACAAAAAGTTTATAATATTACGGTAAGGTATCATGTAATCGGTGTTAGGCATCTAGGGGCTAAAATTGTTTATGATACGTTACGTTTTATTAAAGAAAATCCTCACCAATTTATCACTGGATTTAATATTGCTGGAAACGAACGTTTTGGCCATTTTGATGATTTTAAAGATGCACATGAGTTAGCATCTGAGCTTAAACTAAAAAAATCCTATCATGCTGGTGAAATTGAGTCTGCTGAAAGTATTATTCAAGCGCTTAAACACGGTGCACAAAGAATTGGTCATGGTATCCGTGCTATTGAGAATCATAACCTAATTCAGGAGTTGATTAATAAAAAAGTTACTTTAGAAATCGCATTGACCAGTAATCGTATACTTGTTAATGAACTTCATGGGGATATTCGAAATCATCCCGTACGTCAGCTTTATGATTATGGTGTACGCATCACATTAAATACCGATGATGCTGGAATTTTTGGTACAGATATTGAAAAAGAGTACCACCTTGCCTCATCAATTTTTGGTTTTTCAAGATTAGAATTATTGGATATTACATTATGTGGTATTGATGCCGCCTTTGTTGAAGATTCAGTAAAAGAACAATTAACAAATTATGTTTTGTCATTGTTTACCTTAGATGACAAACAAACACTACAAAAAGCAGTCAATGATGCTAGATATCATCCTGCAATAATAGAACGATTTATTAAATACCAAAAGTCACTACCAATAACAAGTTAG
- a CDS encoding nucleoside permease yields the protein MNIKFKLKIIFFLQFFIWGSWLITLGSYMMETLHFNGVTVGSVYGTMGIASLFMPGLLGVVADRWIPANRLFMLCHLIGAITLFIAASITSPFLMVVIILIHCLAFMPTIAISNSISYSCLEAQNLDVISQFPKIRIFGTIGFIAAMWLVSFLEYGLSNMQLYIAAAGSVLLSLYSLTLPLINITKDSSKRKSLASSLGLDAFVLFKDPRIAIFFVFAVFLGGILQITNTFGNPFLLSFKNIPEYADSLVVQYPSVLLSISQMSEVVFILFVPFFMKRLGIKYVMLISMLAWVARFGLFAYGDPSPTGFILLLLSMIVYGCAFDFYNISGSMYVEKSVSPSIRNSAQGLFMIMTNGIGAYLGSTISGFVVDHYTTDGLTEWRTVWLIFAGYSLLLAIVFMIIFKNDDLNKTTTANNN from the coding sequence ATGAATATTAAGTTTAAACTTAAAATTATATTTTTCTTACAGTTTTTCATCTGGGGGAGTTGGCTGATCACCTTAGGTTCTTACATGATGGAAACATTACATTTTAATGGTGTAACCGTAGGTTCAGTTTATGGCACAATGGGGATAGCTTCTTTATTTATGCCTGGCTTACTTGGAGTTGTCGCAGATAGATGGATTCCAGCTAATCGTTTATTTATGCTTTGTCATTTAATTGGTGCCATCACGTTATTTATTGCAGCATCAATCACATCACCTTTTTTGATGGTAGTGATAATTTTGATTCATTGCCTTGCGTTTATGCCAACCATCGCAATTTCTAACTCAATTTCCTATTCTTGTTTAGAAGCACAAAATCTTGATGTTATTTCGCAATTTCCAAAAATAAGAATTTTTGGTACCATCGGCTTTATTGCAGCCATGTGGTTAGTGAGTTTCTTAGAATATGGATTAAGTAATATGCAACTTTATATTGCGGCGGCTGGTTCAGTTTTACTTAGCTTATATTCATTAACACTACCATTAATTAACATTACTAAAGACAGCTCTAAAAGGAAGTCTTTAGCAAGCTCTTTAGGTTTAGATGCATTCGTATTATTTAAAGACCCAAGAATTGCGATCTTTTTTGTCTTTGCCGTATTCCTTGGTGGTATTTTACAAATAACCAATACTTTTGGTAATCCGTTCTTACTTTCGTTTAAAAACATTCCAGAATATGCTGATAGCTTAGTAGTACAATATCCTTCGGTGTTATTGTCTATTTCGCAAATGTCTGAAGTGGTATTTATTCTATTTGTTCCATTTTTTATGAAACGACTTGGCATCAAATATGTCATGTTAATCAGTATGCTTGCTTGGGTAGCTCGTTTTGGTTTATTTGCTTATGGTGATCCATCTCCAACTGGCTTTATATTACTGCTTTTATCAATGATAGTTTATGGGTGTGCATTTGATTTTTATAACATTTCTGGCTCAATGTATGTTGAAAAATCAGTCTCACCAAGCATCCGTAATAGTGCGCAAGGTCTATTTATGATCATGACTAATGGTATCGGGGCATATTTAGGTTCGACAATCAGTGGCTTTGTTGTTGATCATTACACAACTGATGGTCTTACTGAGTGGCGTACAGTTTGGCTAATTTTTGCTGGTTACTCTTTATTGTTGGCTATCGTGTTTATGATTATTTTTAAAAACGATGACTTAAATAAAACAACTACAGCCAATAATAATTAA